A single Streptomyces mirabilis DNA region contains:
- a CDS encoding acetoacetate--CoA ligase yields the protein MSTANPSALWQPDPGRITQAQVTKFQAWAAEHHGAPSDGGYPALHSWSVRELDTFWKAVTEWFDVRFSTPYARVLGDRSMPGAEWFPGATLNYAEHALRAAETRTDEPALLYVDETHVATPVSWSELRRQVGSLAAELRALGVRPGDRVSGYLPNIPQAVAALLATAAVGAVWTSCAPDFGARSVLDRFQQVEPVVLFTVDGYRYGGKEHDRRDVVAELRRELPTLRAVVHIPLLGTEAPEGALDWSELASADVAPVFEQVPFEHPLWVLYSSGTTGLPKAIVQSQGGILVEHLKQLGLHCDLGPEDRFFWYTSTGWMMWNFLVSGLLTGTTIVLYDGSPGYPDTGAQWRIAERTGATLFGTSAAYVMACRKAGVHPSQDFDLTRVRCVATTGSPLPPDGFRWLHDEVRDDLWIASVSGGTDVCSCFAGAVPTLPVYIGELQAPGLGTDLQSWDPGGKPLTDEVGELVVTNPMPSMPIRFWNDPDGSRYHDSYFDTYPGVWRHGDWITLTSRGSVVIHGRSDSTLNRQGVRMGSADIYEAVERLPEIKESLVIGVEQPDGGYWMPLFVHLAPGAALDEALLNRIKQTIREQLSPRHVPDEVIEVPGVPHTLTGKRIEVPVKRLLQGAPLEKAVNIGSVDNVELLHFYEELARKRG from the coding sequence ATGTCCACCGCGAACCCCTCAGCGCTCTGGCAGCCCGACCCAGGGCGCATCACTCAGGCGCAGGTCACGAAGTTCCAGGCCTGGGCGGCCGAGCACCACGGAGCCCCGTCCGACGGCGGCTACCCGGCACTGCACAGCTGGTCGGTACGGGAACTGGACACGTTCTGGAAGGCCGTCACCGAGTGGTTCGACGTACGGTTTTCGACCCCCTACGCGCGCGTGCTCGGTGACCGCTCGATGCCCGGTGCCGAATGGTTCCCCGGGGCGACCCTGAACTACGCCGAGCATGCCCTGCGCGCGGCAGAGACCCGCACGGACGAACCTGCGCTCCTGTACGTCGACGAGACCCACGTGGCGACCCCGGTGAGCTGGTCCGAGCTGCGCCGTCAGGTCGGCTCCCTGGCCGCCGAGCTGCGCGCCCTCGGGGTACGCCCGGGAGACCGCGTCAGCGGCTATCTCCCGAACATTCCGCAGGCCGTGGCCGCCCTGCTCGCCACGGCCGCCGTGGGGGCCGTGTGGACGTCCTGTGCCCCCGATTTCGGCGCGCGCAGCGTCCTCGACCGCTTCCAGCAGGTCGAACCCGTCGTGCTCTTCACGGTCGACGGCTACCGCTACGGCGGCAAGGAGCACGACCGCCGGGACGTGGTCGCCGAACTGCGCCGCGAACTGCCGACCCTGCGCGCCGTCGTCCACATCCCACTGCTCGGCACCGAAGCCCCCGAAGGCGCCCTGGACTGGTCCGAGCTGGCATCGGCGGACGTGGCACCCGTCTTCGAACAGGTCCCTTTCGAGCACCCTTTGTGGGTGCTCTACTCCTCCGGCACGACCGGTCTCCCCAAGGCCATCGTCCAGTCCCAGGGCGGCATCCTCGTCGAGCACCTCAAGCAACTGGGCCTGCACTGCGACCTCGGCCCCGAGGACCGCTTCTTCTGGTACACGTCCACCGGCTGGATGATGTGGAACTTCCTCGTCTCCGGCCTGCTCACGGGTACCACGATCGTCCTTTACGACGGCAGCCCCGGATACCCGGACACGGGCGCCCAGTGGCGGATCGCCGAACGCACGGGAGCGACCCTCTTCGGCACGTCCGCCGCGTATGTGATGGCGTGCCGCAAGGCGGGCGTCCACCCCTCCCAGGACTTCGACCTCACGCGCGTGCGGTGCGTCGCGACGACCGGCTCGCCCCTGCCGCCCGACGGCTTCCGCTGGCTGCACGACGAGGTCCGCGACGATCTGTGGATCGCCTCCGTCAGCGGTGGCACGGACGTGTGCTCCTGCTTCGCGGGAGCGGTGCCGACGCTCCCGGTGTACATCGGGGAACTCCAGGCCCCCGGCCTCGGCACCGATCTCCAGTCCTGGGACCCCGGCGGCAAGCCCCTCACCGACGAAGTCGGTGAGCTGGTGGTCACCAACCCGATGCCGTCCATGCCCATCCGTTTCTGGAACGATCCCGACGGCAGCCGCTACCACGACAGCTACTTCGACACGTACCCCGGAGTGTGGCGCCACGGTGACTGGATCACCCTCACCTCGCGCGGTTCCGTCGTCATCCACGGCCGCTCGGACTCGACGCTCAACCGCCAGGGCGTGCGCATGGGGTCGGCCGACATCTACGAAGCCGTCGAACGCCTCCCCGAGATCAAGGAGTCGCTCGTCATCGGTGTCGAACAGCCCGACGGCGGCTACTGGATGCCCCTCTTCGTCCACCTCGCCCCCGGAGCCGCGCTCGACGAGGCCCTCCTGAACCGCATCAAGCAGACCATCCGCGAACAGCTCTCCCCGCGTCACGTCCCCGACGAGGTCATCGAGGTGCCCGGCGTCCCGCACACCCTCACGGGCAAACGCATCGAGGTTCCGGTCAAGCGCCTTCTCCAGGGAGCCCCTTTGGAGAAGGCGGTCAACATCGGCTCCGTGGACAACGTCGAGTTGCTGCACTTCTACGAAGAGCTGGCCCGCAAACGCGGCTGA
- a CDS encoding M15 family metallopeptidase, with translation MTRLSTAVRGLVTTLAALLAVTAASATARATPEPKAPEDFVALGSVDPTIIQEMRYFTPHNFVGERIDGYRQPMCILTRPAAEALHKAQVTLLHEGYTLKVYDCYRPQRAVDHFVRWAEDLDDQAMKPEFYPQVDKTRLFEDGYIAEKSGHSRGSTMDLTIVRLPVKPTRPYVPGEPLVPCYAPQDERFPDNSVDMGTGFDCFDTLAHTLDPRIQGVQRANRLLLKSTLEDLGFVNLAEEWWHYTYKPEPYPDTYFDFPVSKKSLASSP, from the coding sequence ATGACACGACTCTCCACCGCCGTACGCGGTCTGGTGACCACACTCGCCGCCTTACTGGCCGTGACCGCCGCCTCCGCCACCGCCCGGGCGACGCCCGAGCCGAAGGCTCCCGAGGACTTCGTGGCCCTGGGATCCGTGGACCCGACGATCATCCAGGAGATGCGCTACTTCACGCCGCACAACTTCGTGGGAGAGCGCATCGACGGCTACCGGCAGCCGATGTGCATCCTGACCCGGCCCGCCGCCGAGGCTCTCCACAAGGCCCAGGTCACGCTGCTGCACGAGGGCTACACCCTCAAGGTGTACGACTGCTACCGGCCGCAACGCGCCGTCGACCACTTCGTGCGCTGGGCCGAGGACCTCGACGACCAGGCGATGAAGCCCGAGTTCTATCCACAGGTCGACAAGACCCGTCTGTTCGAGGACGGTTACATCGCCGAGAAGTCCGGACACAGCCGCGGCTCGACGATGGACCTCACCATCGTGCGGCTGCCGGTGAAGCCGACCCGCCCGTACGTCCCCGGAGAACCCCTCGTGCCCTGCTACGCGCCCCAGGACGAGCGCTTCCCGGACAACTCCGTGGACATGGGCACCGGCTTCGACTGCTTCGACACCCTCGCCCACACGCTGGACCCACGCATCCAGGGCGTGCAGCGAGCCAACCGGCTGCTCCTGAAGAGCACCCTCGAAGACCTCGGATTCGTCAACCTCGCCGAGGAGTGGTGGCACTACACGTACAAGCCCGAGCCCTACCCCGACACGTACTTCGACTTCCCCGTGTCCAAGAAGTCACTCGCTTCGTCCCCCTGA
- a CDS encoding GGDEF domain-containing protein produces the protein MPSWTDTVRFAFQPVVNLTTGGVAALEILARPESGDILAQARRDPELDGRLAALAIRAAARRETMLPLHVNVFAGTLADLGRLAALRDAVREAGRLPWEVTIDIGPPYTHVPHHALLEAVSTVRSEGFRICADGVGDGDVPLRLLTDLAPELVKLDVSLLTRSAAVRAMRTLCEQLGALLSVEGVETELQCAAAVSAGAQLAQGELFAPPARLPVADVYVPALSPGVAAAPRSGPSVRQFVRPAALLPATASAGQVRALLTGSPEVSGVLLVDPSGIPVRSVHRSRFLLSMSGPYGHALYADRPAAKLGDPPRTVGVDATAWEVLDVVADGERDRTSDDVAVVDHYGRCVGVVRLADLVRALSESRVEEAAGLNPLTRLPGSDAITGEVDRRIADGRTFVLSWLDVDHFKQVNDGAGFAAGDELIRAVGRTLQHAASGTTRVGHIGGDDFLVLADPETLGPLAGAVLDAPWSAGGRPVTLSLATVLCAPGSVTDHRQAAACLAPLKQAAKALSGASWVLGRAGLPGHEVLRGSGAERAQAG, from the coding sequence GTGCCCTCCTGGACGGATACTGTCCGCTTCGCCTTCCAGCCGGTCGTCAACCTGACGACCGGAGGGGTTGCGGCGCTGGAGATACTCGCTCGTCCCGAATCCGGTGACATCCTGGCACAGGCCCGCCGCGACCCCGAACTCGACGGTCGACTGGCGGCGTTGGCGATCCGCGCAGCGGCCCGCAGGGAGACGATGCTGCCGCTGCACGTGAATGTCTTCGCCGGGACACTGGCCGATCTCGGGCGGCTCGCGGCGCTGCGCGACGCCGTGCGCGAGGCCGGTCGGCTGCCGTGGGAGGTGACGATCGACATCGGTCCGCCGTACACGCACGTGCCGCACCACGCCCTGCTGGAGGCGGTGTCCACCGTGCGGAGCGAAGGTTTCCGGATCTGTGCGGACGGAGTGGGCGACGGCGACGTACCCTTGCGGCTGCTCACGGACCTCGCGCCCGAGCTGGTGAAGCTCGATGTATCCCTGCTGACGCGATCTGCGGCGGTCCGGGCGATGCGGACGCTGTGCGAGCAGTTGGGCGCGCTGCTGTCCGTGGAGGGCGTCGAGACGGAGCTACAGTGCGCGGCCGCGGTGTCGGCGGGGGCGCAGTTGGCGCAGGGCGAGCTGTTCGCGCCGCCCGCTCGGCTGCCCGTCGCGGACGTATACGTTCCGGCCCTCTCCCCCGGCGTCGCGGCGGCCCCCCGGTCGGGTCCGTCGGTGCGGCAGTTCGTGCGGCCCGCCGCGCTGCTGCCCGCGACGGCGTCCGCGGGGCAGGTGCGGGCGCTGCTCACCGGATCGCCCGAGGTGTCCGGTGTGCTGCTCGTGGACCCCTCCGGGATCCCGGTCCGCTCAGTGCACCGGTCACGGTTTCTGCTGTCGATGTCGGGGCCGTACGGGCATGCCCTGTACGCCGACCGGCCGGCCGCCAAGCTGGGTGATCCGCCGCGTACGGTCGGCGTCGACGCGACCGCGTGGGAGGTCCTCGACGTGGTGGCGGACGGCGAGCGGGACCGTACGTCGGACGATGTCGCGGTCGTCGATCACTACGGGCGGTGCGTGGGGGTCGTACGCCTGGCCGATCTCGTACGAGCGCTCTCCGAGAGCCGGGTCGAGGAGGCGGCCGGGCTCAACCCGCTGACCAGGCTGCCCGGTTCGGACGCGATCACCGGCGAGGTGGACCGGCGGATCGCCGACGGCCGGACGTTCGTGCTCAGTTGGCTCGATGTCGACCACTTCAAGCAGGTCAACGACGGAGCGGGGTTCGCGGCGGGCGACGAGCTGATCCGGGCGGTCGGGCGGACGCTGCAGCACGCGGCTTCCGGGACGACCCGTGTGGGGCACATCGGCGGCGACGATTTCCTGGTGCTCGCGGATCCGGAGACTCTCGGCCCGCTGGCCGGCGCGGTACTTGACGCACCCTGGTCGGCGGGCGGACGTCCCGTCACCTTGTCGCTGGCCACGGTCCTGTGCGCGCCGGGCAGCGTGACCGACCACCGACAGGCAGCGGCCTGCCTGGCACCACTCAAGCAGGCCGCCAAGGCTCTGAGCGGGGCGAGTTGGGTGCTGGGTCGGGCGGGGCTGCCGGGACATGAGGTGCTGCGTGGTTCGGGGGCGGAGCGGGCACAGGCCGGTTGA
- a CDS encoding NUDIX domain-containing protein, with translation MSATPHPPADFAPDSHCSSCGAPYGESNSGWPRTCAVCGGVAYRNPLPVAVALQPVYDDRGTALVVITRTIAPARGGIALPGGFIDHREDWRHAVARELKEETGIDVASREVRLADAMSSPAGHLLLFGLLPERPAADLPPSAATDETEGWHLLRRPAELAFPLHTLAARAWFEGRYV, from the coding sequence GTGTCCGCAACCCCGCACCCACCCGCCGACTTCGCGCCCGACTCGCACTGTTCGAGCTGCGGAGCACCCTACGGAGAAAGCAACTCCGGCTGGCCCCGCACCTGCGCCGTCTGTGGCGGCGTGGCCTACCGCAATCCGCTGCCGGTCGCGGTGGCCCTGCAACCTGTGTACGACGACAGGGGCACCGCCCTGGTCGTCATCACCCGGACCATCGCCCCAGCGCGCGGAGGAATCGCGCTGCCCGGAGGGTTCATCGACCACCGGGAGGACTGGCGGCACGCCGTCGCCCGGGAACTCAAGGAGGAGACGGGAATCGACGTGGCGAGCCGCGAGGTGCGGCTCGCCGACGCGATGAGCTCTCCCGCCGGTCACCTGCTGCTCTTCGGGCTCCTACCCGAGCGCCCGGCCGCCGATCTGCCGCCGTCCGCCGCCACGGACGAGACCGAGGGCTGGCACCTGCTGCGCCGGCCCGCAGAGCTCGCCTTCCCGCTGCACACCTTGGCGGCGCGCGCATGGTTCGAGGGACGCTACGTCTGA
- a CDS encoding aminotransferase class I/II-fold pyridoxal phosphate-dependent enzyme gives MATQYGISGATAKGIASSVERGVAEGALGPGAALPPVRRLADELGVSPGTVATAYKELRRRGIVVTRGRGGTVVAPAPAVASRRPPKVPDGLRDLAGGHPDPRLLPHLVPPSRLSPGARSHRSTPRLARLEDAVRDWLRPDGVPTEHVTFAHGALDLIGRLLSVELRPGDAVAMEDPGYHHLLDLVTALGLRMVPVAVDDQGMRPEALREALRAGARAVVCSPRAQNPYGGHFSAERRDALVAVLQEEPDVLVVENDHASAVADAPLHALAAGGLARWVHVRTVSKFLGTDLRWAAAACDPITLARHDGRMLLTSGWVSHLLQETVYGLMTDDDTRALVARAQDTYALRRNALRHELAERGIPSHSVSGMNAWVPVRDESAVVNGLRSYGWWVAAGARFRIASAPGVRISVAELEPSDAMRLASDFAVVLGESEATYGG, from the coding sequence GTGGCAACACAATATGGGATCAGTGGCGCGACGGCCAAGGGAATTGCCTCGTCCGTCGAACGCGGCGTGGCCGAAGGCGCGTTGGGGCCGGGAGCGGCGCTGCCTCCGGTACGCAGGCTTGCCGACGAGCTCGGGGTGAGCCCGGGGACGGTCGCTACGGCGTACAAGGAACTGCGGCGGCGTGGGATCGTCGTGACGCGCGGGCGGGGCGGGACCGTGGTCGCCCCGGCTCCCGCGGTGGCGTCACGGCGACCACCGAAAGTGCCGGACGGGCTGCGGGACTTGGCGGGTGGCCATCCCGACCCTCGGCTGCTTCCGCACCTGGTGCCGCCCTCGCGGCTCTCCCCCGGCGCGCGGTCGCACCGCAGCACGCCGCGTCTGGCGCGGTTGGAGGACGCCGTGCGCGACTGGCTGCGACCGGACGGAGTGCCGACGGAACACGTGACCTTCGCGCACGGCGCGCTCGATCTGATCGGGCGGCTGCTGTCGGTGGAGTTGCGTCCGGGTGACGCCGTCGCCATGGAAGACCCCGGCTATCACCATCTGCTGGACCTGGTCACGGCTCTGGGGCTGCGCATGGTCCCGGTCGCCGTGGACGACCAGGGGATGCGACCCGAGGCCTTGCGAGAAGCGCTACGGGCGGGCGCACGAGCGGTGGTGTGCAGTCCACGGGCGCAGAATCCGTACGGCGGTCACTTCTCGGCGGAGCGCCGGGACGCTCTGGTCGCCGTGCTCCAGGAAGAGCCCGATGTGCTCGTGGTGGAGAACGACCATGCGTCTGCCGTCGCCGACGCGCCTCTTCATGCTCTGGCCGCGGGCGGCCTTGCGCGCTGGGTACATGTGCGGACCGTGAGCAAGTTCCTGGGGACGGACCTGCGGTGGGCGGCTGCGGCCTGCGATCCGATCACACTGGCCCGGCACGACGGGCGGATGCTGCTCACCTCCGGCTGGGTCAGCCACCTGCTCCAGGAGACGGTGTACGGGCTGATGACGGACGACGACACGCGCGCGTTGGTCGCCCGCGCACAGGACACGTACGCGCTGCGGCGGAACGCACTCCGACACGAACTCGCGGAACGCGGGATCCCGTCCCATTCCGTGAGCGGAATGAATGCCTGGGTACCGGTCCGGGACGAGTCGGCCGTCGTCAATGGACTGCGGTCCTACGGGTGGTGGGTCGCGGCGGGTGCGCGGTTCAGGATCGCTTCCGCGCCTGGTGTACGGATCTCGGTCGCGGAACTCGAACCCTCCGACGCGATGCGCCTGGCCTCGGACTTCGCTGTCGTGCTCGGCGAGTCCGAGGCCACCTACGGAGGTTGA
- a CDS encoding TIM-barrel domain-containing protein has product MDGRDLVRSVKTVGSTGAAQGLRTVRAAWRRRRADAAGLPQRGAERARVPGPVEGVEPAPGGGVVRFTRSELRIMVAVSGAVFWGWDGAGPEPSYALAGRCPEPDPRAVLEPDKDGGWRVVAERVTVVVSRHGAVEVRTPGGVILRRDLPPRWWEPVDGGGARWMQRSEVAADARFFGLGGRTAGPRLRDGTYRLWNTDPGHAFAPGDDPLYITMPVQMVVSDAGTHLVFHDTSWDGTVNLREGEEGAGSGHDRAGTCELRMDGGPLRCWMMVGTPARVLHAWASLTGAPALPPAWALGHHHARWGFGSEQEVRRIVAGYQERGLPLDAVHLDIDHYDAHQVFTVDRERFPKLPVLAEELRRDGIRLVSIVDPAVKAEPGNTVYDSGLAEDAFVRDASGRLVRGVVWPGESVYPDFTHARVREWWGGLYQERLAQGFAGFWHDMNEPTSFTAFGESTLPRSARHSLEGRGGDHREAHNVYALGMARAAFEGLRELDPQERPFLFSRSGWAGMQRYGGTWSGDVATGWPGLRASLSLVMGLGLCGVPYSGPDVGGFDGSPSPELYLRWFQLGAYLPLFRTHASLRAGRREPWEFGDDVLEHARAALVERRRLLPYFMTLALLARRTGAPYVRPLWWAAPEDRALRDCEDAFMLGDCLLVAPVLDHGADRRAVQLPRGRWYDTVTGEAYEGPAQVLLDAPLSRIPVLARAGAVVPVRGDDGGLELEAWAPARGRVGGGLAVPDRGDGWDEPELERYVTRWEGQQVVVRRDGEGGPGKPEYPVRVRGLGAR; this is encoded by the coding sequence ATGGACGGTCGTGACCTGGTGCGTTCGGTGAAGACGGTCGGTTCGACGGGGGCGGCCCAGGGCTTGCGTACCGTGCGGGCCGCATGGCGAAGGAGGCGTGCCGACGCCGCTGGGTTGCCGCAGCGGGGGGCCGAGCGCGCGCGGGTGCCCGGCCCGGTGGAGGGGGTGGAGCCGGCGCCCGGTGGTGGGGTCGTCCGGTTCACGCGGTCCGAGCTGCGGATCATGGTCGCGGTGAGCGGAGCGGTGTTCTGGGGCTGGGACGGGGCCGGTCCGGAGCCGTCCTACGCGCTCGCGGGCCGTTGCCCGGAGCCGGACCCGCGGGCCGTCCTGGAACCCGACAAGGACGGCGGCTGGCGGGTGGTGGCCGAACGGGTGACGGTCGTCGTCTCTCGGCACGGCGCCGTCGAGGTGCGAACCCCTGGTGGTGTGATCCTGCGCCGCGATCTGCCGCCCCGTTGGTGGGAGCCGGTCGACGGGGGCGGCGCGCGCTGGATGCAGCGCTCGGAAGTGGCCGCCGACGCTCGGTTCTTCGGCCTGGGCGGGCGCACGGCCGGTCCCAGGCTGCGCGACGGGACGTACCGGCTGTGGAACACGGATCCCGGGCACGCCTTCGCGCCGGGCGACGATCCGCTGTACATCACGATGCCCGTGCAGATGGTGGTCTCCGACGCGGGCACGCATCTCGTGTTCCACGACACCTCCTGGGACGGCACGGTGAACCTGCGCGAGGGAGAGGAAGGCGCGGGGTCGGGGCACGACCGGGCGGGAACGTGCGAGCTGCGGATGGACGGCGGCCCGCTGCGCTGCTGGATGATGGTGGGCACCCCCGCGCGCGTGCTGCATGCCTGGGCCTCGCTCACCGGGGCGCCCGCGCTGCCGCCCGCATGGGCTCTGGGGCACCATCACGCGCGCTGGGGCTTCGGCAGCGAGCAGGAGGTGCGGCGGATCGTCGCGGGCTATCAGGAGCGCGGTCTGCCCCTCGACGCGGTCCACCTGGACATCGATCACTACGACGCCCACCAGGTGTTCACGGTGGACCGGGAGCGCTTCCCGAAGCTGCCGGTGCTCGCCGAGGAACTGCGGCGCGACGGCATCCGGCTGGTGTCGATCGTCGACCCGGCGGTCAAGGCCGAGCCGGGCAACACGGTGTACGACAGCGGTCTCGCCGAGGACGCTTTCGTACGGGATGCCTCGGGCCGGCTCGTGCGGGGAGTCGTATGGCCCGGGGAGTCGGTCTATCCGGACTTCACGCACGCGCGTGTGCGTGAGTGGTGGGGCGGCCTCTACCAGGAACGGCTGGCGCAGGGGTTCGCGGGATTCTGGCACGACATGAACGAACCGACGTCGTTCACGGCGTTCGGGGAGTCGACGCTGCCGAGGTCGGCTCGGCACTCCCTGGAGGGACGCGGCGGCGACCATCGTGAGGCGCACAACGTGTACGCCCTGGGCATGGCCCGAGCCGCGTTCGAGGGCCTGCGCGAGCTGGATCCCCAGGAGCGACCGTTCCTCTTCTCGCGCTCCGGGTGGGCCGGAATGCAGCGCTACGGAGGGACCTGGTCCGGAGACGTGGCCACGGGCTGGCCCGGGCTGCGGGCCTCGCTGTCACTGGTGATGGGGCTCGGGCTGTGCGGGGTTCCGTACTCGGGTCCCGACGTGGGCGGTTTCGACGGCAGCCCTTCTCCCGAGCTGTACTTGCGGTGGTTCCAGCTCGGCGCGTATCTGCCGCTGTTCCGTACGCACGCGAGTCTGCGGGCGGGTCGCCGGGAGCCCTGGGAGTTCGGTGACGACGTACTGGAGCACGCGCGCGCGGCGCTCGTCGAGCGGCGGCGGCTGCTCCCGTACTTCATGACGCTGGCGCTGCTGGCGCGCCGCACCGGCGCACCCTATGTGCGGCCTCTGTGGTGGGCGGCGCCGGAGGACCGGGCGCTCAGGGACTGCGAGGACGCCTTCATGCTGGGCGACTGCCTCCTTGTGGCACCGGTGCTGGACCACGGGGCCGACCGTCGTGCGGTACAGCTGCCCCGGGGGCGCTGGTACGACACGGTCACCGGGGAGGCGTACGAGGGGCCGGCCCAGGTGTTGCTCGATGCCCCCTTGTCGCGGATTCCGGTGCTGGCGCGCGCGGGTGCCGTCGTGCCGGTCCGGGGCGACGACGGCGGCCTGGAGCTGGAGGCGTGGGCTCCCGCGCGCGGGCGGGTCGGGGGCGGGCTCGCCGTGCCGGACCGCGGCGACGGCTGGGACGAGCCCGAGCTCGAACGCTATGTGACGCGCTGGGAGGGGCAGCAGGTGGTCGTGCGGCGCGACGGAGAGGGCGGACCGGGCAAACCGGAGTATCCGGTCCGGGTGCGGGGCCTCGGTGCGCGATGA
- a CDS encoding Zn-ribbon domain-containing OB-fold protein: MVTGWFAGDGDDFRLLGTRCAACASVFFPREDAFCRNPGCQSGELTEVPLSRRGRVWSYTDSRYRPPSPYVTDPELSWEPYALIAVELESERIVVLGQTVPGITVSDLAVGMEVEVVPGVLNEDEETTWTTWHWRPTGVTA; this comes from the coding sequence GTGGTCACCGGATGGTTCGCCGGGGACGGGGACGACTTCCGTCTCCTCGGCACGCGCTGCGCCGCGTGTGCCTCGGTCTTCTTTCCCCGCGAGGACGCCTTCTGCCGAAATCCGGGGTGCCAAAGCGGTGAGCTGACCGAGGTACCGCTGTCCCGGCGCGGTCGCGTCTGGTCGTACACCGACAGCCGGTACCGGCCTCCGTCACCGTATGTGACCGATCCGGAACTCTCGTGGGAACCCTATGCGTTGATCGCTGTGGAACTGGAATCCGAGCGGATCGTCGTACTCGGCCAGACGGTTCCCGGGATCACCGTCTCCGACCTGGCGGTGGGCATGGAGGTGGAGGTCGTCCCCGGTGTGCTGAACGAGGACGAGGAGACGACCTGGACCACGTGGCACTGGCGGCCGACGGGGGTGACTGCATGA
- a CDS encoding lipid-transfer protein: protein MSGEVAVLGAGMHPWGKWGRGFVEYGVVAARAALADAGIDWRDVGSVVGADTVRAGYPGYVAGATFAKALGWQGARVTSVYAACASGAQALNAARAQILSGLADVVLVVGADAAPKGFFRPAGGDRPDDPDWLRFRVLGVTNPTYFGLYARRRMAVHGDTLEDFAQVKVKNAALGALNPNARYRKRVTAEEVAGSAVVADPLRLLDICATSDGGAALVLSSMDFARRHGAADPVRIRAVSTVTPRYPNTVLDLPDIATDSAIAVEPAAGTFRASIARAAYEEAGIGPEDLSLAEVYDLSTALELQWYEDLGLCGEGEAAKLLREGATSLGGRIPVNVSGGLASFGEAVPAQAIAQVCELTWQLREDAGDRQVASARVGITANQGLFGHGSSVIAVR, encoded by the coding sequence ATGAGCGGTGAGGTGGCGGTGCTCGGCGCGGGTATGCACCCGTGGGGCAAGTGGGGGCGCGGATTCGTCGAGTACGGGGTCGTGGCGGCGCGCGCTGCGCTGGCCGACGCGGGAATCGACTGGCGGGACGTCGGCTCGGTCGTGGGCGCGGACACCGTGCGCGCCGGCTATCCGGGGTACGTGGCGGGAGCGACGTTCGCCAAGGCGCTGGGCTGGCAGGGAGCGCGGGTCACGAGTGTGTACGCCGCGTGCGCGTCCGGGGCGCAGGCTCTCAACGCGGCGCGGGCGCAGATCCTTTCGGGCCTCGCGGACGTGGTCCTCGTGGTCGGCGCCGACGCGGCGCCCAAGGGATTCTTCCGTCCGGCGGGCGGGGACAGGCCGGACGATCCCGACTGGCTGCGGTTCCGGGTCCTCGGAGTGACGAATCCGACGTACTTCGGGCTGTACGCGCGGCGGCGGATGGCCGTGCACGGCGACACCTTGGAGGACTTCGCGCAGGTCAAGGTGAAGAACGCCGCCCTCGGGGCGCTGAATCCGAACGCGCGGTACCGCAAGAGGGTCACGGCCGAAGAGGTGGCGGGCTCCGCCGTCGTCGCCGACCCGTTGCGGCTGCTCGACATCTGCGCGACGTCCGACGGGGGCGCCGCCCTCGTGCTGTCGAGCATGGACTTCGCGCGACGGCACGGGGCGGCGGACCCCGTACGAATCCGCGCGGTGTCGACGGTGACACCGCGCTACCCCAACACCGTGCTGGATCTCCCGGACATCGCCACGGACTCCGCCATCGCGGTGGAACCCGCGGCCGGCACCTTCCGGGCCTCGATCGCGCGGGCGGCGTACGAGGAGGCGGGCATCGGTCCCGAGGACCTCTCGCTCGCCGAGGTGTACGACCTGTCCACGGCCCTGGAATTGCAGTGGTACGAGGACCTGGGGCTGTGCGGGGAGGGCGAGGCCGCGAAGCTGCTGCGGGAGGGTGCCACGTCGCTGGGCGGGCGCATACCGGTGAACGTCAGCGGCGGACTGGCCTCCTTCGGAGAGGCAGTTCCGGCGCAGGCCATAGCCCAGGTCTGCGAACTGACATGGCAGCTGCGCGAAGACGCGGGCGACCGGCAGGTCGCGAGCGCGCGTGTGGGAATCACCGCGAACCAGGGGCTGTTCGGACACGGGTCGTCGGTCATCGCCGTCCGCTGA